GAGGCGGGGTAGAGGAGCTGGGTGATGTGCCTACTGCTTTGCTGGCGGCATCACACGCAGACAAGGGGAGAGCGTGAGGTGAAGCGCAGCTTGACGCGGGTGCCGCGGCAGTCAGCGTCCCCTCACGCGCTACGCTATCCTCAGCCACCCACGGCACCATCTCGAAGAAAGACATCGACCACGCCGTCTTGGCGCCCCatcctttctttcctgtcATTCTGGCTTGTGGCACgggcggtggctgctgctgctgctgtggctgtggcggcagctcgTACCCCCTATGTGCGGCCCTGCAGCGACGAGTCCAAGCTCAACGACGCTGACCGATGGAGCCTGTCCTTTGAAGAAAAGGAGcgtatagagagagagaggatgctcgggagagagtgagaggaagagagccaTGCGCAACCCATTGGAGCTTAGAGCTCGGCTCCAAGGGCACCCGCACAACTTCatcatgctgctgctgctctagTGTAAGCCGAGCGGATTGTACCGTCACGAAGGTGCTTCGGACATGCCATGGAGCCGCAGACACGTCCTGTCTTCTGTGCTCGTAACACAGGGCTTGCGCCGGCCGCAGTCGAGTACGAGCATCACCAGTGCGCActctgtgcttctctttggtTGCTTTTTCCGCTCCCTCCTTTTGTGACGACCGTACACCACTCCTgtaggaggaggggtggggagggaggagcgtCGATGTCCTTCTACACCTACAGAGTTGTAGTCGTCTCGAATCCTCCCTCAAATTaccaccctcaccccttctctgcATGGGTGAATGATTTAGCACGGCTGCTGTTTTCATTGTCGCATCaggtgagagaaagagagagagaggcacaccaGCTACAGATTGCGACCCTCCACGTAGGGCTTCGGGATGGGCATGTTGTGCATGGAGCCGCGCCCCAGATGCTTCTGCGTTCCCGCCCGGACACGGCATATGGGGCGTGACTTCTTCTTACTGGACCCGCGGCTCGACATTgcacggtgccgctgccgttggcggcgcgcgagcgacgcagcagcaacttcagcatcgtcgtcgacaccgctgtcgccgcctgCGGCGTCGCCATCCTCGCCATCTTCGTCCGCCTCCTCATCAtcgctgtcctcctcgccgtcgagAAAGGCGTTGAGTAGCACTTTCTCGTTTTTAGTAACGAGCCGCCTCTGATGCGACTTAGCAATGTCGAGGAGCAGGTCTGGGGCGAATAGGTAGCGGTCGAGCACCAAGGTGTGCAGCGCCTCATCCTGCTCCCGCTCCACCGTCTCCTCAATCGGTGTGTACGTAACTTGCGCCACCCCGTCGCTGTTGGCTGCACCACGTCCAACACCACCCCCCtcgtgtggctgctgctgctgctgctgctgatagCCGCTGGGCAGCTCTTCTGGATTCGTGCGCGTGAAATACACACGACTGCGGAAGTCATCTGGGTCGAAGGTGAGTTGATGGATGAGATAGTCAGCAAGCTGCGGAGAGGTGAGTAGCAGCTTCGGGCTGCCGTACACAaggccggtgcggcggccgaAGGGAATGTGTAGACGGCGGACAAACGGCGAGGACATGCAGCTCAGCACGCTGCTGGTTTCCTTGTCGGTGTAACCCTCTTCGTCCTCTTTTCTTGTCGCGTCGTTCTCTAGACCCGAAGCAGAGTGTGGTGGGTGGTGAGCCTTGGGCGTGGCGATGCCTGCATGCTCGGCAACTTGGTGGATCATCTCCACAATGTCTTCATGAAGCCAGTTGCGGGGCATGTTGTGCAGCGATACCCACACGTACGACACTGGTGGCACCGGCGAGGATGCGGCTGTGTCGTTCGCATTGGATGCTCGACTATCCTCGTGAGGCGAGCCCCTTGTCGAACGGGTCGATGTGGCAGCACCGTGCTCCTGCTGGTTGCTCTTCAACGTCGCCTCGTGATACTGTTCATGCACGTCGGGTATGGCTGACCATACGAGATCCATAGCGTCCTCGCTCGTTGCGTCGGCGTCCACACTGGTGTCCACGGCAGTGTTTCTGGGGCTATTCACATCTTCGTTGGTGCTTTGCTTCGTTTGTGTCGTACTATAAAAGCACCACGCGCTGTACACTGCCGACACTGCTGGAGTTCCGCAcgagacggcgacgacaacCGCTGCTCCTGTCATGCTTGCGGTGCAGCTACTTGATgtgcacagcgccgccgccgcggtggacGGGCGTGATCGCCATGCGTGACGAGAGAGCCGCAGTCCACGCATACTTCCTCCGGTCTCGTACCTCCTCGACAACAAACACCGTTGCCAACAAGGAAAGCGGAGGTACCGCAATGTGTATCAGCGGCAAGCGTGATACTGCTGGGATGCGGTGcgcagaagggagagggagtgggagtAGAGAGGACGGTAATGTGAAGTACGTGCGCATTTCAGCCACAGAGAGTCCACGAGGagacaggggagggggggggcgaggtaGATCAACCCAAAGCCATGCGATGGCCAGACCTCTGAGCCTTGCATAACTGCTCAgcagctctctttctcttcatcCACTCACAGAAAGCAGCAGGGCCTCCGCTGTGTGTTTGATAACCCGCGAGAAAGACAGAGGGGCGGGCAGGCGGGGAGAGTGTAGCTGTGCTGACTTCTGTTTCGGACGGTTTGGCTCGATGTCATACAGTACATGAGAGAGGCGAGACAAGCGAGAGGAATGAAGAAATAAGGACACCAGTGAGATGCGCTCAACGAGAAGCACACAACGTCCCCCAACACCTTTAGGAAACCCAGGCGCAGTGGTGGTACAGACATATGTGAGGTAACGAAACAACACAACGACCGTGACGACGAtactgaagcagcagccgaggTATTTCACACGTTGGGGtagccccccctctccggaACACAAGACAGACCTTACCTTCTCCCGCCATCCTCTACCCAACTTACACCCTTTTCGCGTCATTTACTCGACGCCTGTCCTGCGACGAACTCGATCCGTCgcacgacgcagctgcaATTCCATCTGTCGGCCAAACAACAGCGTCTGACGTATGTGTGGGGCGAGTGAGAGGAACGTGTTCTCGGCCGTGGTGTGCTTACTTGCATCCACATTGTGGAAGCTTTTTTTCGCcgttggcggcggtgtcgcccCTGCATCTTTGTATGTGGCGaatgcagctgcgcgcgcgctgagTGGAGGTGGATTTGAACGTGCATCGCCCACAGCGCCACTGAGACCACGTGACGGCGCACTGGTCACCGCAGCCGTCACCGTCCCCAGCCGCCTCGGACGCGTGTCGGCGAATTCGAACGGCGCTGACACAGTGATGCCGCGCCGGAAGGTTGTTGGGTCGTAGTAGTGAAgcctctttgcctcctcgGCCTCTTGCGCCGCGTCCCGCTCATCCTGCGCACGCCGCAGGCGCTCCACAAAGACGTCGGCACCAGCGATGGGCTGCGACGGTGGCTGCAGTGACGGAATGTACTCGCACATGTGCGACGTGTCTCGAGAAGACGACAAGGGCATGCTGATCGTGTTCGTGTGCGAGACTGCGCGGTTGCTGGACACGCCACGAGCCTtcgacaagagagagaggtaatGCGGCTCCTCATCTGGGTCGCAGTAGTGCTGGCCTAGTGAGTGACCCTCCTCGTCGATAGCTACACTGCTCCCCACCTCCACTTCCAAGTGGTTGATACTCGGCTCGAAGGTGCAGTCCTGTTGCTCCCGCTCGAGAGCCTCGTACACAGCCTGCACACGCTTCGCTTCCTTGCGCTCGTACCAGAGGGCGAGCCGGCGGACAACCGCCTGCATGCGGGCCCCCCGTGAGACGGAGTCGGTGCCGAACATGCGAGGCTGGCTATGGCTTCCCCCCTGCACCCGAGTGGCGCCCCCTAACTGctttctgctgctggccTCGGAGCTCCCGATGTGCAGTGGCGAGATCTGGGAGAAGTGCGGGGACGAGGTGGATACGGCTGCTGAAGGCGGCGCGTTCTGCCGCTCCTGGGCGTGCCCCGACGACCCTGAGGTAGAGTGAGACCCACAGGCACCAGAACCAGCAAGGATGCGCTCGACCAGGGCGTTCAagtcttcctcttctccatcctCTCCATCACCAGCATCCAGGTGCGTTGACATCGCTCTGCTCGTGGACGTCGACGCGTGGTGCGTGGGCGGTACGGTTGGCGCAAAGTTGCCTACATTTCTACAGCTGCCGCCAGGGCTCACGGCGTGCATGGGGGTTCTCACGTAGGTGTTGTggccatcgctgctggtaTGTCCTCTTTGCCGCGTCGAGGCGGTCTTGTTGACGCTCAAGCCACCCGACTGCGAGGGTGTGG
Above is a genomic segment from Leishmania panamensis strain MHOM/PA/94/PSC-1 chromosome 14 sequence containing:
- a CDS encoding hypothetical protein (TriTrypDB/GeneDB-style sysID: LpmP.14.0600), whose product is MRGLRLSRHAWRSRPSTAAAALCTSSSCTASMTGAAVVVAVSCGTPAVSAVYSAWCFYSTTQTKQSTNEDVNSPRNTAVDTSVDADATSEDAMDLVWSAIPDVHEQYHEATLKSNQQEHGAATSTRSTRGSPHEDSRASNANDTAASSPVPPVSYVWVSLHNMPRNWLHEDIVEMIHQVAEHAGIATPKAHHPPHSASGLENDATRKEDEEGYTDKETSSVLSCMSSPFVRRLHIPFGRRTGLVYGSPKLLLTSPQLADYLIHQLTFDPDDFRSRVYFTRTNPEELPSGYQQQQQQQPHEGGGVGRGAANSDGVAQVTYTPIEETVEREQDEALHTLVLDRYLFAPDLLLDIAKSHQRRLVTKNEKVLLNAFLDGEEDSDDEEADEDGEDGDAAGGDSGVDDDAEVAAASLARRQRQRHRAMSSRGSSKKKSRPICRVRAGTQKHLGRGSMHNMPIPKPYVEGRNL
- a CDS encoding hypothetical protein (TriTrypDB/GeneDB-style sysID: LpmP.14.0610), encoding MTENGGDDELDALVDSILQSRHRPTNTRRMSQRLPSPKQQRPSNPGPTPSQSGGLSVNKTASTRQRGHTSSDGHNTYVRTPMHAVSPGGSCRNVGNFAPTVPPTHHASTSTSRAMSTHLDAGDGEDGEEEDLNALVERILAGSGACGSHSTSGSSGHAQERQNAPPSAAVSTSSPHFSQISPLHIGSSEASSRKQLGGATRVQGGSHSQPRMFGTDSVSRGARMQAVVRRLALWYERKEAKRVQAVYEALEREQQDCTFEPSINHLEVEVGSSVAIDEEGHSLGQHYCDPDEEPHYLSLLSKARGVSSNRAVSHTNTISMPLSSSRDTSHMCEYIPSLQPPSQPIAGADVFVERLRRAQDERDAAQEAEEAKRLHYYDPTTFRRGITVSAPFEFADTRPRRLGTVTAAVTSAPSRGLSGAVGDARSNPPPLSARAAAFATYKDAGATPPPTAKKSFHNVDASKHTTAENTFLSLAPHIRQTLLFGRQMELQLRRATDRVRRRTGVE